One Chlorobaculum limnaeum genomic window carries:
- a CDS encoding PAS domain-containing hybrid sensor histidine kinase/response regulator: protein MLHPTDELLHNLPGMIPGPAFTLSPDGFVTGCNVNALGAVFGLGDGNLPVLNLFDSAHPDDREALRFAMAAALRSDSEASCEARILHCDRKEYLWHSITARKIATSGVPPVIATCREITRCKQLEESLQISETKFQRLFDGHSTVMLVIDMESKMIIDANRAAESFYGWTVQELREMRLEQLAVTSPDFLAREIDLIRTLKQKTVSARHRRADGSIRDVEASTSLIEIQGKEVFYCIVNDVTEHAQREKELRFSKSQLNFALEKSHIGWWSMNIEDGSTFRTPEHARIFGYDSTDQEWSFQQFLDHVVPEDRDRINTLIQHSKTSHTGLHYECRIRRNDGEQRWIMVIGGFQHDDLHGKQLLAGIVMDVSDRKTAEIELRDAKTKFDLALKAARAGVWEMNIETGKAVWSNEIERLLGLEQQQQAPSFDLWMKAIHPDDRQKVIDTITETTREAKESSMEFRVTWPDDSIHWLMSRGQPVHNDNGQWTGYIGTIIDSTERRKLLESVRQRETEYRSLFENMPNGFAYCQAIYDRNDRVEDFVFVEVNRKFEELLSMKDIIGKRATQIIPEIRTTDEELFRISERIVKSGQPEYFDYFLNALQEWFSFSVYSPKQDFFIVIFDIITQRKQIEQSLRESEHKYRTITEQISEVVFVTDFTGIVRYISPSIQKTAGYRPEEIVGHSFFDFLAHDEIERAKHKLGEAIARHLDSEVFELKYKKRDGSDLYGEVGVRYFLETNGNEYSGMIGVIRDISRRKKAEEEKKILELQLQKAERLETLGRLVGGIAHDFNNLLSPILGYAELGMLNAAEEGYDPEYYTAIVQASERAKQLIAQILTFSKTNDSKPAPVKVQSIIEEVVQLLCPSIPPNIRIEKKIDQACRNILIDPSKLHQMLVNLCTNAWQAIDKSNGIITIELHEVTPGKTLLNRLTGLTAQPYAELSISDNGTGMDKATIEHIFEPFFTTKAPDKGSGLGLSVVHGIVTGYKGQILVESEPGESTTFRIFLPVIEATSEQNFSRPIPQQGNGRILFVDDEQVILNMVSKMLTKQGFEVCAIKNPREAIELFRQEHERFDLLITDLTMPELSGLELSTELKNLCPLLPIIMMTGFGKDIEDEQTLNRHGICKILKKPVRLAELVAAINEAIAGIG from the coding sequence ATGCTCCATCCAACAGATGAGCTGCTTCACAACCTTCCCGGCATGATTCCCGGCCCGGCGTTCACGCTCAGCCCGGACGGCTTCGTCACCGGCTGTAACGTCAACGCCCTCGGCGCCGTGTTCGGCCTCGGCGACGGGAACCTGCCCGTGCTGAATCTCTTCGACTCCGCGCATCCCGACGATCGCGAAGCGTTGCGCTTCGCCATGGCGGCGGCGCTGCGGAGCGATTCGGAAGCATCGTGCGAAGCGAGAATTTTGCATTGTGACCGGAAGGAATATTTGTGGCATTCGATCACCGCCAGAAAGATCGCGACCAGCGGCGTACCACCGGTCATCGCCACATGCCGTGAAATCACCCGCTGCAAGCAGCTCGAAGAGTCGCTGCAAATCAGCGAAACGAAGTTCCAGCGCCTGTTCGACGGCCATTCGACCGTGATGCTGGTCATCGATATGGAGTCGAAAATGATCATCGATGCCAACCGCGCCGCAGAGAGCTTTTATGGCTGGACGGTACAGGAGCTTCGCGAAATGCGGCTCGAACAACTCGCCGTGACCTCTCCCGATTTTCTGGCACGCGAGATCGACCTGATCAGAACGCTCAAACAGAAAACTGTTTCGGCCCGCCATCGCAGAGCCGACGGCAGCATCCGCGACGTGGAAGCCTCGACCAGCCTCATCGAAATCCAGGGAAAGGAGGTGTTTTACTGCATCGTCAACGACGTTACCGAGCACGCGCAGCGGGAGAAAGAGTTGCGTTTCAGCAAGTCACAGCTCAACTTCGCGCTCGAAAAGAGCCATATCGGCTGGTGGAGCATGAACATAGAGGATGGCTCCACTTTTCGTACTCCCGAACATGCGCGGATATTCGGTTACGACTCGACAGACCAGGAGTGGAGCTTTCAGCAGTTTCTCGACCACGTCGTTCCCGAAGATCGCGACCGGATCAACACCCTGATTCAGCACTCGAAAACCAGCCATACCGGCCTCCATTACGAATGCCGCATCCGCAGGAACGATGGCGAACAGCGCTGGATCATGGTGATCGGAGGATTTCAGCACGATGACCTTCACGGCAAACAGCTCCTGGCAGGCATCGTTATGGATGTTTCAGATCGCAAAACAGCGGAAATCGAACTCCGGGATGCCAAAACGAAGTTCGACCTGGCCTTGAAAGCTGCGCGAGCCGGCGTCTGGGAGATGAACATCGAAACCGGCAAGGCGGTCTGGTCGAACGAGATCGAGCGCCTGCTTGGCCTTGAACAGCAACAACAGGCGCCGTCGTTCGATCTCTGGATGAAAGCCATTCATCCGGATGACCGGCAAAAAGTGATCGATACCATCACGGAGACCACCAGAGAGGCGAAAGAATCAAGTATGGAGTTCCGGGTCACCTGGCCCGATGATTCGATTCACTGGCTGATGTCACGCGGACAACCGGTGCACAACGATAACGGACAGTGGACCGGTTATATAGGCACGATCATCGATTCCACGGAGCGCCGGAAGCTGCTCGAATCGGTACGCCAGAGGGAAACGGAGTATCGTTCACTGTTCGAAAACATGCCGAATGGCTTTGCCTATTGCCAGGCGATCTACGATCGAAATGACAGAGTCGAAGATTTCGTATTCGTCGAGGTCAACCGAAAATTCGAGGAGTTGCTCTCGATGAAGGATATCATCGGTAAACGGGCGACGCAAATCATTCCTGAAATCAGGACGACCGACGAAGAACTGTTCCGAATCTCTGAACGCATCGTCAAGAGCGGTCAACCGGAATATTTCGATTATTTCCTGAACGCGCTTCAGGAGTGGTTCTCGTTTTCGGTTTACAGTCCGAAACAGGACTTTTTCATCGTGATCTTCGATATCATCACCCAGCGCAAGCAAATCGAGCAGTCATTGCGGGAAAGCGAACACAAATACCGCACGATAACCGAACAGATCTCCGAAGTCGTCTTCGTCACCGACTTCACGGGCATCGTCCGCTATATTTCGCCATCCATACAAAAAACAGCAGGATACCGGCCTGAAGAGATTGTCGGTCATTCATTTTTCGACTTTCTCGCGCATGATGAGATCGAACGGGCGAAGCACAAGCTCGGCGAAGCGATTGCCAGGCACCTCGATTCCGAAGTGTTCGAGTTGAAATACAAAAAACGCGATGGCTCCGATCTTTATGGCGAAGTTGGCGTCAGATATTTTCTGGAAACCAACGGCAATGAATATTCGGGCATGATCGGCGTGATTCGCGATATAAGCCGAAGGAAAAAAGCCGAAGAGGAGAAAAAAATTCTCGAACTCCAGCTTCAGAAAGCTGAACGTCTTGAAACGCTCGGAAGACTTGTTGGCGGTATCGCCCATGACTTCAACAATCTGCTTTCTCCTATTCTTGGTTATGCCGAACTCGGGATGCTCAATGCAGCTGAAGAGGGTTACGACCCCGAATATTACACCGCTATCGTGCAGGCTTCAGAACGCGCGAAACAACTGATCGCCCAGATTCTGACCTTCAGCAAAACCAATGACAGCAAGCCCGCACCTGTCAAGGTTCAATCGATCATCGAAGAGGTTGTCCAGCTCCTCTGTCCGTCGATTCCGCCAAACATCAGAATAGAGAAGAAGATCGACCAGGCGTGCCGCAACATTCTCATCGACCCGTCGAAGCTGCATCAGATGCTCGTCAATCTCTGCACGAACGCCTGGCAGGCGATCGACAAGAGCAATGGCATCATCACCATCGAGCTGCACGAGGTCACGCCCGGCAAGACGCTGCTGAACAGGCTGACGGGGCTGACGGCCCAGCCCTACGCGGAGCTGAGCATTTCCGACAACGGCACCGGCATGGACAAGGCGACGATAGAGCACATTTTCGAGCCGTTTTTCACGACCAAAGCCCCCGACAAAGGTTCCGGTCTCGGCCTGTCGGTCGTGCACGGCATCGTTACCGGTTACAAGGGGCAAATTCTGGTTGAAAGCGAGCCGGGAGAGTCAACGACTTTTCGCATCTTCCTGCCGGTCATCGAAGCGACGAGCGAGCAGAATTTTTCTCGCCCCATTCCCCAGCAGGGAAATGGAAGGATTCTTTTTGTCGATGATGAACAGGTCATCCTGAACATGGTCTCGAAAATGCTGACCAAACAGGGCTTCGAGGTGTGCGCCATAAAGAATCCGCGCGAAGCCATCGAGCTTTTCAGGCAGGAGCACGAGCGTTTCGACCTGCTCATCACCGACCTGACCATGCCCGAACTCAGCGGCCTCGAACTGTCAACCGAGCTGAAAAACCTCTGCCCCCTGCTTCCGATCATCATGATGACCGGCTTTGGGAAGGACATTGAAGACGAGCAAACTTTGAACAGGCACGGCATCTGCAAAATCCTGAAAAAGCCCGTCAGGCTTGCCGAGCTGGTTGCCGCGATCAACGAAGCCATCGCCGGAATCGGTTGA